The window CTGTCCGAGGTCGCCCAGGCGATGGTGAAGAACACCGGCATCCAGCGGGATGTGGTGGATGTGGGGTGGCCGTCGGCAGCAGCCATCGCCTTCGGTTCGGCCGTTGGCCTGTGGGTGATCCCACTCACGCTGGCCATTAACATCCTGATGCTGGCGGCCCGTCTCACCAAGACGCTGGATATCGATATCTGGAACTACTGGCATTTCGCGTTTATCGGTTCTCTCGTCGTCGCTGCCACAGGCAACCTGCTCCTGGGCCTTCTGGCGGCGGCGATCGCGGCGGCGCTGGCTCTCTTCTTCGCGGACTGGACGGCCCCTGCGGTTCAACGCTTCTACGGCTTGCCCGGGATCTCCATCCCACATCTGACCACTGCCCCTGGTGTGCCTATCGCCATTGTGGTGAACTGGATCATCGATCGTATTCCTGGCCTGCGCGAGGTGCAGGCGGATCCGGAGGCGATCCGTCGCCGGCTGGGCATCGCCGGGGAACCGGTGATCCTGGGCCTGATCATCGGGCTGGTGCTTGGGATCCTGGGCTTCTATAATGCCGGCGACGTCCAGACGGTGGTGGTGAAGGTTCTCAAGACAGCGATGAACCTGGCGGCGGTGATGCTGCTTCTGCCGCGGATGGTCCAGATCCTGATGGAAGGCCTGATCCCTGTCTCGGAGGCGGCTCGGGACTTCATGCAACGGCGGGCCGGAGGTCGAGAGATCTACATCGGGCTCGATTCCGCGATTCTCATCGGCCATCCGGCGGCTATCTCGACCGCCCTGGTCCTGGTGCCGGTGGCGATCTTGCTTAGCGCCATCCTGCCCGGCAACCGGGTGATCCTCTTCGCAGATCTCGCGGTGATTCCCTTTGTGGTGGCGATGTTCGCTCCGCTGATGCGGGGGAACATTTTCCGGATGATCATCGCAGGCACGATCACCCTGGCTATCGGTTTCTACATCGCCACCGGGATGGCGGATCTGTTCACTGCGGCTGCCGTGGCATCGGGCTTCAAGATGCCAGAGGGGGCGGTGCGCATCACCAGCATTGCTGATGGCTTCCTCTGGCCACCCTTCGTTTTCGTCACCGCAGTGCGACTGGCAGGGGTGGTGGGGCTCTTGATCCTGCTGGTCCTCCTGGCGGTAGCGCTCTTCCTCTACCAGCGTAATGCGAGGGCGTGGGAGATCGCGGCCGGAGCTCCGGCTGAGGGATGATCAGGCCTTGACTTTTATATGATAGCTCCAGGGGGTTGGGGTGTGATCGCCCAACCCCCTGGTTGCCTAATATGGAACTCGAGCCTTCCGGAGATTCAGCAATCTAAACCGAGGCTCCTTGAGATGGGTGTCGTGCATCGTCGGAAGCCGAACGGATGGGACTGGGAGGGGGTGCCTGTCGTCCCTTATGGAGGACCGGGAGGCGTCTGCGGCTCCCGACGGGTGCTGATCGGCCCGCGGGAGCGCGCGCCCTATTTCGTGATCCGCTACTTCGAGCTCCCACCCGGCTGCCGGTCCTCTCTGGATCGCCATCTCCACGACCACGGGGTGGTGGTCCTGCGGGGCCGCGCCCGGGTGCAGCTGGGGGAGGAGCGCTTCGAGGTGGGGCCCGGGTAATCACCCCCCTGAGTAGTGCTCGGTGGTATAATCGGGGCCAGATTCCGACGGAGGTGGGCCCGATGAATCGAAAGCCCAATTCCCAGAACCCCCCCTGCCCTCGCTGTGGGGCCACCCATGTGGTAAAGAACGGCAGTAAGGGTGGGCGGCCCCGTTGGGTCTGTCGGAACTGCGGGCGCTCGTTTGGGCCTACCCTGGGCACGGCGATGTATCGCTTGCGTGTGACCCCTGCGGAAGTGGCGCGCACCCTGCTGGTGGTGATGCGTCGGGGGAGCCTGAGCGCCGCTGAGGAGATCACCGGCCACAAATATGAAACCATTGGCCGATGGCTCCGGATGGCCGCCCAACACGCTGAGGCCCTCACCGAGGTCCTGGTCCACGACCTGCATTTGAGCGAGGTCGAGGTGGATGCTTTCTGGTCGTTTGTCAAAAAAAGTGTCCAGAGGCTGGAGATCCAGACGCCTCGGCGGGCGGGGTGGGCCCGCGTTGGGGATGTTTGAGCCAGGACCGGGCGACTCGTTTTGTGGTGGCGTGGGGCTTTGGGTCTTCGGAGGATGAGGTCGCGCCGAAGGTGGTGGCGCAGACCCGCCAGCGCACATCTGGCAGGGGGGCGTGATCTGGATCAGCGATGGACGGCCGGTCTACCGACGGGCGGTTCGTCAGGTCTATCGGGACGCGCAACCGACGGGAAAGCGGGGGCGTCCGCCCCTGGTGCTCACGCCTGGGGTGGGGTTGACGCAAGCGGTCAAGCGTCGTCATCAGGGCCGGATGGTGCGCGTGGAGGTGCGTCAGGTTCTGGGGAGGCGGTGGATTGCCCCTATCCGGTGCATGAGGAACGGTTGAATGGCATGTTGCGCGATCGGTTGAATGCGCTGACGCGTAAGACCCATGCCTTTGCGAAGACGACAGGGACCTGGGATGCGCTGGTGATCCTCTGTTTGTTTGAGCACAACTGGCTGCGGCCCCATCGGGCCTTGCGGGAAGCGGGGGAGGGCCTGCCGGAGGGGCGGCGGTATCGGCCGCGGACGCCGGCGATGGCCATCGGGTTGACCGATCATATCTGGACCTGGGAAGAGTTCTTGACCTTCAAGCATTATCAATACCAAAAGGAGTGACTACCGGGGCCCGGGGACGTGATCTATATCGCCCCCCAGGAGATCCATCAGTTCGTCAACATCGGCGAGGAGCCCTTCGGCTTCCTCTGCGTGATCCCGAACAAGGCGTTGTTGCAAGAACGGCGATCGGAGGAAGAGGGATGATCTCCCATGCCCGGGCCCTGATCTACCACAGCCGGGAGGATCTGCGGATCGCGGAGGTCCCCCTGCGGCCCCTGACGGAGGGGGAAGTGCTGGTGCGCATCCGGGTCTGCGGGCTGTGCCCCGGGGAGATCATGGACTGGTATATGGCGAAGAAGGCCCCCTTCACCCCCGGCCACGAGCTGGTCGGCGAGGTGGTGGCCGTGGGCCCGGGGGTCACCGCCTTTCAAGGCGGGGAGCGCGTGGTGGTGCATCACCACGCCCCATGCGGCGCGTGCCGGTTCTGCCGGCGGGGCGATTACGTGCACTGCCCCACCTGGCGCTCCACCCGCCTGATCCCCGGCGGCCTCAGCACCTACGCCATCGTCCCCCCGCCGGTGGTGGACCGGGATCTCCTTCCGATCCCCGACTATGTCCCGGATGAGGTCGCAACCTTCACCGAGCCTTTGGCCACAGTGGTGAAAGCCCTGCGGCGGGCCGGGCTGCGGGAGGGGGATCGGGTGGCGGTGATCGGGCTGGGGGTGATGGGGCTGTTGCACGGGATGGTGGCCCTGCGGTGGGGGGCCGAACGCGTGTGGGGGATCGAGCGGCTTCCCGCGCGCCGGGAGATCGCCGCCCGGTTCGGGATCCGCCCGCTCTCTCCCGAGGAGGCAGCGGAACGGATCCGGGAGGAGAGCGAGGGATGGGGGGCGGACGTGGTCGTCATCGGCCCGGGCTCCGTGGAGGCCATCGCCCTGGGATGGTCCCTCGCGGCGCCAGGAGGGACGCTGTTGCTGTTCACCCCCACGCCTCCCGAGGCCCGCTGGCCGGTCGATGTCCATACGCTCTATTTCCGGGAGATCCGCGTGGTCCCCAGCTACTCCGCGGGCCCTCCGGATATGCGCGAAGCCCTGGCCCTCCTCTCGGAAGGCCTGCCGGTGGAATCCCTGATCACCCACCGCCTGTCCCTGGAGGAGGCCCCTCAGGGATATCAGGCCATGCGCTCCTACGAGGCGTTGAAGGTCCTGGTGTATCCGTTCCGGTGAAATTTGATCTCAGAACACGTAGGGCGCGGTCTTCGGATTCCGCTTGAGGGCTTTCCATTCTTCTTCATCGACCGGGCGTGGGGGATCGCGCTCCGCGTCCACCGGGCAGAGGAACCCGAAGGGTTCATCGCCGTCGTTGATCCAGCGATGGGGGACCTCCGGGGGGACGTAGACGATGTCGAAGGGGGCGACCTCGAAGACCTCCGGCCCGACCAGGGCCTTCCCCTTCCCCCGGATGACGATGATGAGGTGGATGTGCTGGTGTTTCTCCAGGCTGGAGTAGGCGCCGGGGGCCAGCTCGAAGTAACGCATCTGGAACCGGCAGGGGATGTCCGGCGGCCCCCCCAGGGTGAAGCGGGTGATCCCCCGCCAGCCCATCCCGCGGGCATCCCCCAGGCTGAACTTGTAGGCCTCCGGTTCCACGCCTTCCCAGCGGAAGGTCCGGGCATCAAAGGAGATCCGCCGGCCGAATTGGAGGGTCGCTTTCTCTCGGATCTCTGCCATCTTGCCGCACCCCGTTCGAGGAAGGAATCAGGGTTCATTGTGCCCCTGTTCGAAGGCTTCGCGCAAATCCTGAGGGGATGCACGGTGGATCGCGGCGGAGGCTGCCCCTACAAATGGTTTCTGTAGGAGGGACTTCAGCCCCGAACCTCTGGTTCTCGATGACGCCAAGGTCGCGGCGAAAGCCGCTCCTGCAACAAAAAGGATGCCGAAATGAATTTCAGCACCCCATCGGGTGGGCCCACCCGGATGGGTGGCTGCAGATGATCACCCGGGCTTCGTGAAGTTCCTCACTGCTCCTCTCGTAACCTTCACTTTAATGTAGAAAGCGATGATTCGAACGATCTCGAACGGAGAAAAGGACGGCTGTGGCGTCCTGTCATTTAGAGCTGATGGAGCGAATGGAGGATCTTCCCCGGCGTCCGGTGGTGCTGGTAGGGCCGCCGAACGTGGGCAAATCGGCGTTGTTCTTCCGGCTCACCGGCCGCTACGCCACCGTCTCCAACTACCCGGGCACCACGGTGGACCTGCTGATGGGGCGCCTCCCGGAGGGGGCCCCCTTGCTGGACACCCCGGGGATCCACAGCCTGTTCCCTCTCTCCGCTGAGGAGCAGGTGACGCAAGCGCTGATCCTGAGCGCCCAGCCTCAGGCGGTGATCCAGGTGGCGGACGCCCGGCATCTCCGCCAGGCTCTCCTGCTCACTCTCCAGCTGGCCGAGCTGGAGCTCCCCCTCGTCCTGGATCTGAACCTGATGGACGAGGCGCAGGCAGAGGGCATCGAGATCGACCTGGAGGGGCTGGCGGCCCGCCTGGGGATCCCGGTGGCCGCCACGGTGGCGGTCTCCGGGCATGGGCTGGACCGCCTGCGCGCCCTCATCCCGGAGGCCCGCATCCCTCGGGTTCGTCCCACCTATGAGGCGCCCCTGGAGGAGGCCTTGCGACGACTGGAGGAGCGCCTGCCTCCGGCCCCCGGCCGCCGGTATCGGGCCATCGGGCTGTTGCTGGGGGATCCCTGGACCTGCCAGCAGGTCCCGGATGAGGGGCTCCGTCAGGAGGCGGCCGCCCTGCGGGGGGCCCTGGAGGCCCATTACGGACGGCCCCTGCTCTATGTCCTGACCCGGCAGCGCTACCAGTGGGCGGAGCGGTTGCTGGACGGCCTGGTGCGCCGGACGCCTCGTGCGGCGGGCGTCCGTCAGGGGCTGCGGGAGCGGCTGGACGCACTGATGCTCCACCCTATCGGGGGCTGGCTGGTCATCGCGGTCGCCCTCTGGCTCACGTATCAGATCGTCGGCGTGTTCGGCGCCCAGGTGCTGGTAGGGTTCCTGGAGGAGACGGTGTTCGGAGCCTGGATCCTTCCCGCGCTGACGGCGCTGGCCCAGCGATGGATCCCGTGGGGACTGGTTCGGGATTTCCTCCTCGGGCCCTACGGTCAGATCTCTATGGCGCTGACCTACGGGCTGGCCATCGTGCTCCCCATCGTGGGGACGTTCTTCCTGATGTTCAGCCTGATGGAGGACTCTGGATATCTTCCCCGTCTGGCGGTGATGCTGAACCGTCCCTTCAAAGCCCTGGGGCTGAACGGCCGGGCGGTCCTCCCCATGGTGCTGGGCCTGGGGTGCGTGACCATGGCCACGATGACCACGCGGGTGCTGCAGACCCGGCGGGAACGGGTGCTGGTCACCCTGTTGCTGGCCCTGGCCGTCCCTTGCTCGGCGCAGCTGGGAGTGATCTTCGGGATGATCGCCATGGCCGGCCCGGGAGCCCTGGGGATCTGGCTCGCCGTGGTGGCGACGGTGCTGGGCCTGGTGGGCGCCCTGGCCGCCCGGGTGCTCCCCGGGGAGCCCTCGGATTTCATCCTGGAGCTGCCTCCGCTGCGGGCGCCCCGCCTTGAGAACCTGGCCCTCAAGACCCTGGCCCGAATCGAGTGGTATCTCAAGGAGGTGGTGCCCTTGTTTATGCTCAGCACGGCCATCCTCTTCGCG is drawn from Thermoflexus hugenholtzii and contains these coding sequences:
- a CDS encoding PTS galactitol transporter subunit IIC, whose protein sequence is MEVFLSTLKAIIDNLGATVALPIIIFLFAVALGAQPGRAFRAGVTIGIAFIGINLVIGLMWTNLSEVAQAMVKNTGIQRDVVDVGWPSAAAIAFGSAVGLWVIPLTLAINILMLAARLTKTLDIDIWNYWHFAFIGSLVVAATGNLLLGLLAAAIAAALALFFADWTAPAVQRFYGLPGISIPHLTTAPGVPIAIVVNWIIDRIPGLREVQADPEAIRRRLGIAGEPVILGLIIGLVLGILGFYNAGDVQTVVVKVLKTAMNLAAVMLLLPRMVQILMEGLIPVSEAARDFMQRRAGGREIYIGLDSAILIGHPAAISTALVLVPVAILLSAILPGNRVILFADLAVIPFVVAMFAPLMRGNIFRMIIAGTITLAIGFYIATGMADLFTAAAVASGFKMPEGAVRITSIADGFLWPPFVFVTAVRLAGVVGLLILLVLLAVALFLYQRNARAWEIAAGAPAEG
- a CDS encoding alcohol dehydrogenase catalytic domain-containing protein, which encodes MISHARALIYHSREDLRIAEVPLRPLTEGEVLVRIRVCGLCPGEIMDWYMAKKAPFTPGHELVGEVVAVGPGVTAFQGGERVVVHHHAPCGACRFCRRGDYVHCPTWRSTRLIPGGLSTYAIVPPPVVDRDLLPIPDYVPDEVATFTEPLATVVKALRRAGLREGDRVAVIGLGVMGLLHGMVALRWGAERVWGIERLPARREIAARFGIRPLSPEEAAERIREESEGWGADVVVIGPGSVEAIALGWSLAAPGGTLLLFTPTPPEARWPVDVHTLYFREIRVVPSYSAGPPDMREALALLSEGLPVESLITHRLSLEEAPQGYQAMRSYEALKVLVYPFR
- a CDS encoding cupin domain-containing protein, with protein sequence MAEIREKATLQFGRRISFDARTFRWEGVEPEAYKFSLGDARGMGWRGITRFTLGGPPDIPCRFQMRYFELAPGAYSSLEKHQHIHLIIVIRGKGKALVGPEVFEVAPFDIVYVPPEVPHRWINDGDEPFGFLCPVDAERDPPRPVDEEEWKALKRNPKTAPYVF
- the feoB gene encoding ferrous iron transport protein B gives rise to the protein MERMEDLPRRPVVLVGPPNVGKSALFFRLTGRYATVSNYPGTTVDLLMGRLPEGAPLLDTPGIHSLFPLSAEEQVTQALILSAQPQAVIQVADARHLRQALLLTLQLAELELPLVLDLNLMDEAQAEGIEIDLEGLAARLGIPVAATVAVSGHGLDRLRALIPEARIPRVRPTYEAPLEEALRRLEERLPPAPGRRYRAIGLLLGDPWTCQQVPDEGLRQEAAALRGALEAHYGRPLLYVLTRQRYQWAERLLDGLVRRTPRAAGVRQGLRERLDALMLHPIGGWLVIAVALWLTYQIVGVFGAQVLVGFLEETVFGAWILPALTALAQRWIPWGLVRDFLLGPYGQISMALTYGLAIVLPIVGTFFLMFSLMEDSGYLPRLAVMLNRPFKALGLNGRAVLPMVLGLGCVTMATMTTRVLQTRRERVLVTLLLALAVPCSAQLGVIFGMIAMAGPGALGIWLAVVATVLGLVGALAARVLPGEPSDFILELPPLRAPRLENLALKTLARIEWYLKEVVPLFMLSTAILFALDRLGLLGGIERAMAPLVTGWLGLPPQTAGMFLLGFLRRDYGAAGLFDLAREGALTPHQILVSLVVVTLFVPCIATVMMMIKEHGWRTAAAISAFVFPFAFLVGGVIHHALRWLGWG